One genomic window of Polyangium aurulentum includes the following:
- a CDS encoding acyl-CoA dehydrogenase family protein produces the protein MPPLIEQSFTKALFHGVIAEDMIFPYPEMTAEDRQTTSMILDSVRRFFAANVDSARIDREHKIPPEVLEGLKGLGLFGLQIPTEHGGSGLGASAYARVMQEIGGLDPSIAVTLGAHQSIGLKAILLFGTPDQKKRYLPKLATGEHTAAFALTEPSAGSDAAAIKTRAELSSDGSHYVLNGSKIWITNGGFADVFTVFARTSALEEGAKPKITAFVVERGMGVKSGPNEDKLGIRGSSTTEIFLDDVRVPRENVLGEVGKGFKVAMEVLNSGRLGLASGCVGVAKQLVRLALERVQERRAFGRNIGEFGLIKDKISRMLAETYALESMTYLAAGIVDAKLADYSLESAICKVKGSEILWGIVNEGLQIAAGIGYMADYPYERILRDARINLIFEGTNEILRCFIALSGMAGPGKELAEVAKAMREPIKGFGLLGDFALRKARAALGRERMTRCHPLLSREAVIFEDYTSELASQTENVLRKHGREIAEMQFTQYRIAEMAMDLYAIAACLSRATRAIERRGEDGARREVDLTQLYVNMAHKRLRQHVSDFARNDDELRKAVASRSYADGAYPFDIL, from the coding sequence ATGCCCCCGCTGATCGAGCAGAGCTTCACGAAGGCGCTGTTCCACGGCGTCATCGCCGAGGACATGATCTTTCCGTACCCCGAGATGACGGCGGAGGATCGCCAGACAACCTCGATGATCCTCGACAGCGTGCGGCGATTCTTCGCGGCCAACGTCGACAGCGCGAGGATCGATCGCGAGCACAAGATCCCGCCCGAGGTGCTCGAGGGCTTGAAGGGCCTCGGCCTGTTCGGCCTGCAGATCCCCACCGAGCACGGCGGCAGCGGGCTCGGGGCCTCGGCGTACGCGCGCGTGATGCAGGAGATCGGCGGGCTCGATCCGTCGATCGCGGTGACGCTCGGCGCGCACCAGTCGATCGGCCTGAAGGCGATCCTGCTCTTCGGCACGCCCGACCAGAAGAAGCGCTACCTGCCGAAGCTCGCGACGGGTGAGCACACCGCGGCCTTCGCCCTGACCGAGCCCTCCGCGGGCTCCGACGCGGCCGCGATCAAGACGCGCGCGGAGCTGTCTTCGGACGGGTCGCACTACGTGCTCAACGGGTCGAAGATCTGGATCACGAACGGAGGTTTTGCCGACGTGTTCACGGTCTTCGCGCGCACGAGCGCCCTCGAGGAGGGAGCGAAGCCGAAGATCACGGCGTTCGTCGTCGAGCGCGGGATGGGCGTGAAGAGCGGCCCGAACGAGGACAAGCTCGGCATCCGCGGCTCGTCGACGACCGAGATCTTCCTCGACGACGTGCGCGTGCCTCGCGAGAACGTGCTCGGCGAGGTGGGCAAGGGCTTCAAGGTCGCGATGGAGGTCCTGAACAGCGGCCGCCTCGGGCTCGCATCCGGGTGCGTCGGCGTCGCCAAGCAGCTCGTGCGCCTCGCCCTCGAGCGCGTGCAGGAGCGCCGCGCGTTCGGCCGAAACATCGGCGAGTTCGGCCTCATCAAGGACAAGATCAGCCGCATGCTCGCCGAGACGTACGCGCTCGAGTCGATGACGTACCTCGCGGCCGGCATCGTCGACGCGAAGCTCGCGGACTACTCGCTCGAGAGCGCGATCTGCAAGGTGAAGGGCTCGGAGATCCTCTGGGGGATCGTCAACGAGGGCCTGCAGATCGCGGCGGGCATCGGCTACATGGCCGACTATCCCTACGAGCGGATCCTGCGCGACGCGCGCATCAACCTGATCTTCGAGGGCACCAACGAGATCCTTCGCTGCTTCATCGCGCTCTCGGGCATGGCGGGTCCGGGCAAGGAGCTGGCCGAGGTGGCGAAGGCGATGCGCGAGCCGATCAAGGGCTTTGGATTGCTCGGCGATTTCGCGCTCCGCAAGGCGCGGGCGGCGCTCGGTCGCGAGCGCATGACGCGGTGTCATCCCCTGCTCAGCCGCGAGGCGGTGATCTTCGAGGACTACACGAGCGAGCTAGCGTCGCAGACGGAGAACGTGCTGCGCAAGCACGGGCGCGAGATCGCCGAGATGCAGTTCACGCAGTACCGCATCGCCGAGATGGCGATGGATCTGTACGCGATCGCGGCGTGTCTCTCCCGCGCCACGCGCGCCATCGAGCGGCGTGGCGAGGACGGAGCGCGCCGCGAGGTCGATCTCACGCAGCTCTACGTGAACATGGCGCACAAGCGCCTGCGCCAGCACGTCTCCGATTTCGCCCGGAACGACGACGAACTGCGCAAAGCGGTGGCGAGCCGCAGCTACGCCGACGGCGCTTACCCATTCGACATTCTCTAG
- the folP gene encoding dihydropteroate synthase yields the protein MSSPLRELLSSRRSALVMGVCNRTPDSFSDGGLFLDETAAEAHVRTLLAEGADIIDIGAESTRPGSSPVAEDEQITRIGPLVRASVAMGALVSIDTTSPVVAEHALREGARIVNTVSLEPAAELGALASRFGAALVLMHSRGSMSDMRGYSVYDDNAYDDIVDDVAREWRSAADRALEAGLSRDELVLDPGLGFAKNARHSIELCARLDELCALGFPVLVGASRKSFVARAASAGKDAPLAPPAERLGGTIAATLACVARGAAIVRVHEVAPVKQALGVMAAITAVAARRS from the coding sequence ATGTCGTCCCCGCTCCGCGAGCTGCTCTCGAGCCGACGGAGCGCGCTCGTCATGGGGGTTTGTAACCGCACGCCGGACTCTTTCTCGGATGGTGGGCTTTTCCTCGACGAAACGGCGGCGGAGGCGCACGTGCGGACCCTTCTGGCGGAGGGGGCCGACATCATCGATATCGGCGCCGAATCGACGCGCCCAGGCTCCTCACCCGTCGCGGAGGACGAGCAGATCACGCGCATCGGCCCGCTCGTGCGTGCGAGCGTGGCCATGGGCGCGCTCGTGTCGATCGACACCACCTCGCCCGTCGTCGCCGAGCACGCGCTCCGCGAGGGCGCACGCATCGTGAACACGGTCTCGCTCGAGCCAGCCGCCGAGCTCGGCGCGCTCGCATCGCGCTTCGGCGCAGCGCTCGTGCTCATGCACAGCCGCGGCTCGATGTCCGACATGCGCGGCTATTCGGTCTACGACGACAACGCGTACGACGACATCGTCGACGACGTCGCGCGCGAATGGCGCTCGGCCGCCGATCGGGCGCTCGAGGCGGGTCTTTCGCGCGACGAGCTGGTGCTCGATCCGGGCCTCGGCTTCGCGAAGAACGCGCGCCACTCGATCGAGCTGTGCGCGCGCCTCGACGAGCTGTGCGCGCTCGGCTTCCCCGTGCTCGTCGGCGCGAGCCGCAAATCGTTCGTCGCGCGGGCTGCTTCCGCGGGCAAGGACGCGCCTCTCGCGCCCCCTGCAGAGCGGCTCGGTGGAACGATCGCGGCCACGCTCGCGTGCGTCGCGCGAGGGGCGGCGATCGTCCGGGTGCACGAGGTCGCGCCCGTGAAGCAGGCGCTCGGTGTGATGGCGGCGATCACGGCAGTCGCGGCGAGGAGGAGCTAG
- a CDS encoding GNAT family N-acetyltransferase, producing the protein MENQEIRIERATEKHKIHVLEMLSEHMPGADVVRRHAWLYEQNPHGRALTVVAYDNKTGEPLGLTSVFPRRIVVAGRVRMGSIGGDGYVRPVARRRGVATSMHKAVSSYMREEGIELMFGPPEPYNLRALERAGARVVTHVRRYARPHAVHGLLRRFASIGSRRGVRLAPIEGCDKRVEEVWERSVNKSMVAPVRDAAHYAWRFGASPAGAQRAYAVLEGNRTAGVCVIERRAGRAAVVDMLAPADSFTRLLRAVSDACDETSLTTQLNEQGPAAAGLISAGFLPRESKPFQVFAASDADPALFDAARWYYTWGDGDVDRVL; encoded by the coding sequence GTGGAAAACCAGGAAATCCGCATCGAACGAGCGACCGAGAAGCACAAGATTCACGTGCTCGAAATGCTCTCCGAGCACATGCCCGGGGCGGACGTCGTGCGGCGTCATGCCTGGCTATACGAGCAGAATCCGCACGGTCGAGCGTTGACGGTGGTCGCATACGACAACAAGACCGGGGAGCCGCTCGGGCTGACCTCGGTGTTTCCGCGTCGCATCGTGGTGGCGGGGCGGGTGCGTATGGGATCCATCGGCGGCGATGGGTACGTGCGGCCCGTGGCGCGCCGCCGCGGCGTCGCGACGAGCATGCACAAGGCCGTGTCCTCGTACATGCGCGAGGAGGGCATCGAGCTGATGTTCGGGCCGCCCGAGCCGTACAACCTGCGGGCCCTCGAGCGCGCGGGGGCGCGGGTCGTCACGCACGTGCGCCGCTACGCCCGGCCTCACGCCGTGCACGGCTTGCTGCGGCGCTTCGCGAGCATCGGTTCGCGCAGGGGGGTGCGGCTCGCGCCGATCGAGGGCTGCGACAAACGGGTCGAGGAGGTGTGGGAGCGCTCGGTGAACAAGTCGATGGTGGCCCCGGTGCGCGACGCGGCCCATTACGCGTGGCGCTTCGGCGCGAGCCCCGCGGGGGCGCAGCGCGCGTACGCGGTCCTCGAAGGCAATCGCACGGCGGGCGTGTGCGTCATCGAGCGTCGCGCGGGGCGGGCCGCCGTGGTGGACATGCTCGCGCCGGCCGACAGCTTCACGCGCCTTCTGCGCGCCGTCTCCGACGCTTGTGACGAGACGTCGCTCACGACGCAGCTCAACGAGCAGGGCCCGGCCGCGGCGGGGCTCATCAGCGCGGGCTTTTTGCCTCGCGAGTCCAAGCCCTTCCAGGTGTTCGCCGCGTCCGACGCGGACCCGGCGCTCTTCGACGCCGCGCGCTGGTACTACACGTGGGGCGACGGCGACGTCGACCGCGTGCTTTAG
- a CDS encoding exo-beta-N-acetylmuramidase NamZ domain-containing protein, which produces MLVGLDRLPRLPALTNRLARTRLGVLAHPASVDRGIDHIGDVLARLGVKPSLFLGPEHGYGGEEQYMVGVPDARDARTGAPIVSLYGDKFEDLSPRPEHLAAIDLLLIDLADVGARYYTFVWTALLAVRAAAKAGVPVILLDRPNPISGSERAVEGRTQRPGFLSFVGLEPMPIRHGLTPGEIVALFAGRDGLPLGDALSIVAIEGWDREGYADAWDRPFVMPSPNMPTAETAIVYPGGCLLEGTNLSEGRGTTRPFEIVGAPWIDGHALARDLRATGLTGFVPRPLTFRPTFHKFAGEICGGVQIHVTDRSAFRPVAVYVALVALARRQNTERFAFRTDLYEYIDTIPAFDLLMGADECRRAIEAHRDARSIAEAASNPDPEWPDVMHEARTALGKAAI; this is translated from the coding sequence GTGCTCGTTGGCCTCGATCGGCTTCCACGCCTCCCCGCCCTCACCAACCGGCTCGCTCGCACGCGACTCGGCGTCCTCGCTCACCCGGCCAGCGTCGATCGAGGGATCGACCACATAGGCGACGTCCTCGCCCGGCTCGGCGTGAAGCCATCGCTCTTCCTCGGCCCCGAGCACGGCTACGGCGGCGAGGAGCAGTACATGGTCGGCGTGCCCGACGCCCGCGACGCGCGCACCGGCGCGCCCATCGTGAGCCTCTACGGCGACAAGTTCGAGGACCTGTCACCGCGCCCCGAGCACCTCGCCGCGATCGACCTGCTGCTCATCGATCTCGCCGACGTCGGCGCGCGTTACTACACGTTCGTCTGGACAGCCCTGCTCGCCGTGCGCGCCGCGGCCAAGGCGGGCGTGCCCGTGATCCTGCTCGATCGGCCCAACCCGATCTCGGGCTCCGAGCGCGCGGTCGAGGGCCGCACGCAGCGCCCAGGGTTCCTGTCGTTCGTCGGCCTCGAGCCGATGCCGATCCGCCATGGCCTGACGCCCGGCGAGATCGTCGCGCTCTTCGCAGGCCGCGATGGCTTGCCGCTCGGCGATGCGCTCTCGATCGTCGCGATCGAGGGCTGGGACCGCGAGGGGTACGCCGACGCGTGGGATCGCCCCTTCGTGATGCCCTCGCCGAACATGCCCACGGCCGAGACCGCGATCGTCTACCCGGGCGGATGCCTGCTCGAAGGGACGAACCTCTCCGAAGGGCGCGGAACGACGCGGCCGTTCGAGATCGTTGGAGCTCCATGGATCGACGGGCACGCGCTCGCGCGTGATCTGCGCGCGACGGGCCTCACGGGCTTCGTGCCCCGGCCGCTGACCTTCCGGCCCACGTTCCACAAGTTCGCCGGGGAGATCTGCGGCGGCGTGCAGATTCACGTGACCGATCGCTCCGCGTTCCGGCCCGTGGCGGTGTACGTCGCGCTCGTGGCGCTCGCGCGGCGTCAGAACACCGAGCGCTTCGCCTTCCGCACCGATCTGTACGAGTACATCGACACGATCCCCGCGTTCGACCTGCTCATGGGAGCGGACGAGTGCCGGCGCGCGATCGAGGCGCACAGAGACGCGCGCTCGATCGCGGAGGCCGCATCGAACCCCGATCCGGAGTGGCCCGACGTCATGCACGAGGCGCGCACGGCGCTCGGCAAGGCCGCGATCTGA
- a CDS encoding HDIG domain-containing metalloprotein, with protein MLSVIFAGLFTAIGTFDLYVPSLAPRLGAAAPVTLRIPYGPRIVRDARTGRLSYEHARVVVPRGTILQEENDEHRAAFAYESIRRPPAMSRLVSVFVIHFIVCLMLTSYLRRFGQNRVRLMRAQVGLLALMAGSVALAKGILLFTGLPEFWVPMAALPLWVAHAFDRRTAFLVDLAVAFVAASLLRFDQVLLSVLLVRGVAATLFFFNRKHVRQMIIAGTLAGVAGAVAFVALTVVFEGRFDLVADLFRGTGSNVLGCIGGGMLAGVLARALRDPAERAMGHVSREKLLDLTDLEQPLLKKMAAEAPGSWEHARAMANLAEAAAAAIGADALLTRVGAYYHDLGKTVQPKYFVENLAHGERSPHEDLDPEVSADAIMAHVVLGTKILRDGHIPEPVVEFSYTHHGTQVVEFFWHKCRESGNPRGLTAEYFRYPGMKPQTKETAILMLVDSIEAASRTIWPPEHKKFEEMIQRVIFTKLSSGQLDESGLTLEDLRIISTRMATTLVNLYHGRIKYPWQRDAEKAAAEKASADKTPIAVLPPPTATPVPTVVHSPAEPRNGNGNGKEEAENGSKDEPANGGAATAESAAGPKSAPEGRPSIEPASAPAPAPPSR; from the coding sequence GTGCTGAGTGTGATCTTTGCCGGGTTGTTCACGGCGATCGGCACGTTCGACCTCTACGTCCCATCGCTGGCCCCCAGGCTGGGCGCCGCCGCTCCGGTGACGCTGCGGATCCCGTACGGCCCGCGCATCGTGCGTGACGCGCGCACGGGACGTCTGTCCTACGAGCACGCCCGCGTGGTCGTGCCCCGCGGGACGATCCTGCAAGAGGAGAACGACGAGCACCGCGCCGCCTTCGCCTACGAGTCGATCCGAAGGCCGCCGGCGATGAGCCGGCTCGTGTCGGTCTTCGTCATCCACTTCATCGTCTGCTTGATGCTGACCTCGTACCTGAGGCGCTTCGGGCAGAACCGTGTGCGGCTGATGCGCGCGCAGGTCGGACTGCTCGCGCTGATGGCCGGCAGCGTCGCGCTCGCGAAGGGGATCCTGCTCTTCACGGGCTTACCCGAGTTCTGGGTGCCCATGGCGGCGCTGCCGCTGTGGGTGGCGCACGCGTTCGATCGCCGTACGGCCTTCCTGGTCGACCTCGCGGTCGCGTTCGTCGCCGCGTCGCTCCTGCGCTTCGATCAGGTGCTGCTGTCGGTGCTGCTCGTGCGCGGCGTCGCGGCCACGCTGTTCTTCTTCAACCGCAAGCACGTCAGGCAGATGATCATCGCCGGCACGCTCGCGGGCGTGGCGGGAGCGGTGGCGTTCGTCGCGCTCACCGTGGTGTTCGAGGGCAGGTTCGATCTCGTGGCGGACCTCTTCCGCGGCACCGGGTCGAACGTGCTCGGGTGCATCGGCGGCGGCATGCTCGCGGGCGTCCTGGCGCGCGCGCTGCGCGATCCGGCCGAGCGGGCGATGGGGCATGTCTCGCGCGAGAAGCTGCTCGACCTCACCGACCTCGAGCAGCCGCTCCTGAAGAAGATGGCGGCCGAGGCGCCCGGGAGCTGGGAGCACGCGCGCGCGATGGCGAACCTCGCAGAGGCCGCGGCCGCAGCGATCGGCGCCGATGCGCTGCTCACGCGCGTCGGCGCCTACTACCACGACCTCGGCAAGACCGTTCAGCCCAAGTACTTCGTGGAGAACCTCGCGCACGGCGAGCGCTCGCCGCACGAGGATCTCGATCCCGAGGTCTCGGCCGACGCGATCATGGCGCACGTCGTGCTCGGGACGAAGATCCTGCGCGACGGGCACATCCCCGAGCCCGTGGTCGAGTTCTCCTACACGCACCACGGCACGCAGGTCGTCGAGTTCTTCTGGCACAAGTGCCGCGAGTCGGGCAATCCGCGCGGGCTCACGGCGGAGTACTTCCGCTACCCGGGGATGAAGCCGCAGACCAAGGAGACGGCGATCCTCATGCTCGTCGACTCGATCGAGGCGGCGAGCCGCACCATCTGGCCTCCCGAGCACAAGAAGTTCGAGGAGATGATCCAGCGCGTCATCTTCACCAAGCTGTCGTCGGGGCAGCTCGACGAGTCGGGCCTGACGCTCGAGGACCTGCGCATCATCTCCACGCGCATGGCCACGACGCTGGTGAACCTCTACCACGGCCGCATCAAGTACCCGTGGCAGCGCGACGCCGAGAAGGCCGCCGCCGAGAAGGCCTCCGCCGACAAGACGCCCATCGCCGTGCTGCCGCCCCCCACGGCGACGCCCGTGCCCACCGTGGTCCACTCGCCCGCCGAGCCGCGCAACGGCAACGGCAACGGCAAGGAGGAAGCGGAGAACGGCAGCAAGGACGAACCCGCGAACGGCGGCGCCGCGACCGCCGAGAGCGCTGCCGGACCGAAGAGCGCGCCCGAGGGCAGGCCCTCCATCGAGCCTGCTTCGGCGCCTGCTCCCGCGCCTCCCTCGCGCTGA
- a CDS encoding serine/threonine-protein kinase: MPEHRTARPAMDLQFGQIYGGKYRLLRLLGTGGMGAVYEGENVEQKRRVAIKTLHKELAAHHETLKRFEREAEAASRIGSNHIARVIELGQLPDGARFMVMELLEGVTLRQRMRERGRLMCEEAVRLVCQILAGLSAAHAAGIVHRDLKPANIFLLRGADGLDFVKILDFGVSKLSDHQNQSMALTSTGMVVGTPHYMAPEQAKGSRDVDGRADLYATGVILYECLAGQVPFHASSFNELIFKIVLQPAPPVETLAPEVDPELATILAKVMAKEPVARYQSAQELHQALRDWMKRHQPTGGTPQQREPRVLSSLTEDDPLADNGTVIMRRQDNNLPYPAAPPPAAPPPAAPPPPSGPVAQGGPPPSSPMAQAPASAPRPRQPSAPVVAQAPAPAPSSQSHKLAPIVALIAFAVVFVLGGAVMLLVRSTRGSSNETAPSTSATANAAAAAPAPASSAAKATGSAVEGSTKGSDAANAPAPASPPSTSQTAGPGRSAASASPAPGKRRTISTDL, encoded by the coding sequence GTGCCCGAGCATCGGACGGCGCGCCCAGCGATGGATCTCCAGTTCGGCCAGATCTACGGAGGAAAGTATCGCCTCCTGCGCCTGCTCGGTACGGGCGGCATGGGCGCGGTCTACGAGGGCGAGAACGTCGAGCAGAAGCGGCGCGTCGCGATCAAGACGCTGCACAAAGAGCTCGCCGCGCATCACGAGACGCTCAAGCGCTTCGAGCGCGAGGCCGAGGCCGCCTCGCGCATCGGCTCCAATCACATCGCGCGGGTGATCGAGCTGGGCCAGCTGCCCGATGGCGCGCGCTTCATGGTCATGGAGCTGCTCGAGGGCGTGACGCTGCGCCAGCGCATGCGCGAGCGAGGCCGGCTGATGTGCGAGGAGGCCGTGCGCCTCGTCTGCCAGATCCTCGCGGGCCTCTCCGCCGCGCACGCGGCCGGCATCGTGCACCGCGATCTCAAGCCCGCGAACATCTTCCTCCTGCGCGGGGCCGATGGGCTCGACTTCGTGAAGATCCTCGATTTCGGCGTATCCAAGCTGAGCGATCACCAAAACCAATCGATGGCGCTCACCAGCACGGGGATGGTGGTGGGCACGCCCCACTACATGGCGCCGGAGCAGGCCAAGGGCTCGCGCGACGTCGATGGCCGGGCCGATCTTTACGCCACCGGCGTCATTCTTTACGAATGCCTCGCCGGTCAGGTGCCTTTCCACGCAAGCTCGTTCAACGAGCTCATTTTCAAGATCGTCCTTCAGCCGGCGCCGCCGGTGGAGACGCTGGCGCCCGAGGTCGACCCGGAGCTTGCCACGATCTTGGCCAAGGTGATGGCCAAGGAGCCCGTTGCGCGATACCAGAGTGCGCAGGAGCTGCATCAGGCGCTCCGCGATTGGATGAAGCGCCATCAACCGACAGGTGGAACCCCGCAGCAGCGCGAGCCTCGCGTGCTGTCTTCGCTCACCGAGGATGATCCCCTCGCCGACAACGGGACGGTGATCATGCGGCGGCAGGACAACAACCTGCCGTATCCCGCCGCGCCGCCGCCCGCCGCGCCGCCGCCCGCCGCGCCGCCTCCGCCGAGCGGTCCCGTCGCACAAGGCGGCCCTCCTCCGAGCTCACCCATGGCGCAAGCGCCAGCGTCCGCGCCGCGACCGCGGCAACCCTCGGCGCCCGTCGTCGCGCAGGCGCCCGCTCCGGCGCCGTCGTCGCAGTCGCACAAGCTCGCGCCGATCGTCGCCCTGATCGCGTTCGCGGTGGTGTTCGTCCTCGGAGGGGCGGTGATGCTCCTCGTGCGCTCGACGCGTGGTTCGTCCAATGAGACTGCGCCGTCCACCTCGGCGACCGCGAATGCCGCGGCTGCGGCTCCGGCGCCTGCATCGAGCGCTGCCAAGGCGACGGGCTCCGCGGTTGAAGGGAGCACCAAGGGCAGCGACGCGGCGAATGCGCCCGCGCCCGCCTCCCCGCCTTCGACCTCGCAAACCGCAGGGCCCGGGCGCTCGGCGGCGAGCGCCTCGCCTGCACCGGGGAAGCGGCGAACGATATCCACGGATCTGTGA